Within Anopheles ziemanni chromosome 2, idAnoZiCoDA_A2_x.2, whole genome shotgun sequence, the genomic segment TTACGAGTGGCCGTTTTGTAATTGGATCGACCAAGTTGCCTACGTCACCTTCGATAATCAATTCATCGTCTATTGTTTCCTCCTGCGAAGGTCCTGCCAGAGTAGGATTTAGAAGCGGTTTGGCGTACTGCAAAAAATCCTTGAATCTTTTTTGACCTCGTACTTGAGGTTTCTTTTTATCCATTCCAGCATCGTAGCGctataaaaaaacgaaaaccatgtTGATCGACAAATACACAATGTGCAGTATTTTAGTTACCTTGTTGAAACTATCTACAAACTGCTCTCGAGACGCTTCCGACATAGCCTTCCGATGGACGGTgattttactttcaatttcGCAAATGCGTTCCACGAGATCGGTGTATAGTTTAACATTTTTAGTAGCTGAAAAATTTAAACGATCATATTAGacataaaagaataaatccaTACTTTGATGGCCACTTACAATCGTCTCCATACTCGGCTGCCAGTCGAACCGTGTTGTTCAGACTGTCGCTAACTTTGCGACAGTTCGCCTCAAACATGTTCATCGTAGCGGAATACTATTTTTGGCTttgcaaaacgaacaaaaacacttGTTGCTAAAATTAAAGGACGCCAAACGAACAACGATACGATTGTAAAGTGAAGAAGAACGAactgtttgtttacaaaccaaATGCAACCGTCGCGGCAATTTGTTGAGTGACAGCAATTCGATGAGACAAAAACGCATACTTTGTGCAGGAACGCAAACTTTGAGCAGTGAGAAAACTATCTTGACGCAATTCGCCATGTACAAAAGTAGTtaggtaaataaaaatgtgttgtAATTGTAATTTTTGAATCAACCGTTACATCAACCAGAAACAtaattgtttataaaatattgcaCTTTATCAGTGTTGGTTGAAATATGCCGAATATGgcttggtttccttttttaaagcAGCTATGACTTGTGATAAGCACCAATTTTCAATAACAGTAGATATTTTCAATGAAACATATGTCATGTTTTATTAACAGGATTTTACGCCATAGTTAAATTGCTAAATGCAATTGTGAAATCTGTTCGTAGCTAACAGATAAGAAACATTTTGTGATGATTCATCTTTTGATTTAGTAAAGTTATGAAATTACAAGAGATAAAACGCTAAACttgaattacaatttgtttataatcgTGTGCGCCGCAAACATGCAATGTCAAACGTGAATTTCCGGAATTCCGCCGGATGCTCGGTGCGCTCTGTTTTGCGACTAAATTGTGAGCTGGAACGgggtttttatcaaaaacaagaaagtacGGAAACATCTACCTTCAACACAAATACGcgtcttgaaaagacctttcatttaaggggtcaatcATGAAAATCGGTTTAAAGAATCAATAGTTATGTACAAATTGGcaattttttgtgtttcagtAATCGAGGTTTATCAACCTTGTTCCCGGTAGAGTGCTgtctcttttccacacaattaattttctcaaaaactagaaagtATGGATGGATCTATTGTTGTACAAAGTTGTGTGTTTTGAAAAgatctttcatttgaggggtcacatGTGCAACTCGGTTAAGCGATCatgaagttattaacaaatttgttatttcagtagaaaataccaaccaaggtATCTGTACCTTcgtcccattcaaaagtttatttcattaaataaGAATCGAGGTAGAATATTTGTTGAATCAAGTTGTTTGCCTTGAAAAGACATTTCATTTGAGGTGTCTGTTGCTGAAATTGACCAaggcactaaaaagttattagcaATTTGGCTATTTCAGTAGCCGTTCGCAATCTTTAATTTACCATTATTTCTTCATCAATAAATGAAAAGATCGATCAACGATACgatcaaataatatttctcgAACATTAGTCGAAAATTATCCTAAACAAAtcacgaaaatgaaacagttttcatttttttcagttttcattcagtttcaaaatcaaagtgctcgaaaattgttaaaaactatatacagtcgactc encodes:
- the LOC131282306 gene encoding E3 SUMO-protein ligase NSE2-like, which encodes MNMFEANCRKVSDSLNNTVRLAAEYGDDSTKNVKLYTDLVERICEIESKITVHRKAMSEASREQFVDSFNKRYDAGMDKKKPQVRGQKRFKDFLQYAKPLLNPTLAGPSQEETIDDELIIEGDVGNLVDPITKRPLVIPVRNKQCNHVYEKSAIEEMLQMNRKTRCPVMGCAAQGFVQPQLLEVDVKLQQQLMQNRTLG